AATAACAAATTGTTGATGTTTTTTTTATTTAATAATTTATATATTAGTAAAAAATCCTTGAAAATAAAGGGTTCTTAATAAAATAAATATTTTTTTTAATTCGTTTTCTTATGATATTTTAGATTCTTTTAGAAAAAAAAGACAAAAAAATTATAAATTTTGAAAATGCTTATAATGATATTTTCTATAAAAAATAGTAATTAAATAGCATAATTTTATAAATATTTTTATTCACTTTAATTTTAAATTAATTTTAATAAATAGGTTGAAACCAAGTATTTAAGGGAGAATTTGTTAAAATAAGAAAGTAAAAAATGTCATCTAAAAAAATAAACTCATAATTGTTATTATGAAAATATTAGTAATTATTGATATTACAAGGTTAATAAGAATTATGAGGAGTAAATAATTAATGGGGCTTGATTTTAATGAAAGTGACATATTAAAAGATATTTTAAATTTTAAAATTGTTAATAGAAAAAAATTAGAAGAAAAATATGGATTTAAAATAATAGATCGTATGATTAAACATATAAATGAATTTTTATGTAAAAATGATAATGGGATAATACATAAAAGTAAAAATTATTTATATTATTTTGGAAAATATTATGAAAGCCTATTTAAGATAAATGACAGGGATATAAATATGAGAATGTCATTCAGGCGGGAACTTATCACACTTATCTTGCTGCTTGGGAAGGAAAAGCTGAATATTTACAAATTCAATAAACAAATCAGGAGAAATGAACAAAATACTAAAAATATTCAAAACGATCTAAAGCAGATATTAAAAACTTATAATATAAAGCATTTAGAATACATAAGAACAGCAAATATAGAAAAATTATTTAAAAACAAGAATTATGACCTTAAAGAGTTAAGGGAGAACTATTTGAGGGAAATACTGATGAGAAGAATGGAAAAGATTTATATTGGAAAAAGTACATATCAAGAAAACTTCTATTTTAAAATATTGCAGGAAATTTTGGAAATAAAAAATATTAAATATATAAAAAGACTTCTTTTTTTGTATATTGACCAGTTTACAGATATAATTTCAATGTACGAAAAATATTCAATATTAACATATTTTATTTTAAATATGAAAAGTACAGATATAAAATTCAAATATAGGCTGAAGAAAACTGATGAAAATAAAGAGTTTTTTATAATGATGGATAAAATTTCTAAAAGGGAAAAATTGAAAATAGATTGTAAATTTATGACTTTGTTTTATAAAAAACTGCATAGAAAAAAAAGAAAACCTGAAAAAATATTAAGTGAAATTAATAAAGCCATAATGATTGAGAAAAATCAAGAAACATTTGGAATAAAAAAGGTAGAAACTAGAAAGGGCAAGGAAGAAGGAGTAGAAGTTTACAGTATTGCTGAAACATCTGTAAATTTTGAAAATAAGGATTTATTAAATAAAAAACTTTTGAAAAAATATATTCATTTGGATGAAACCGTTAAAATAAGGACATTAGTTTTAGTTGATGTGGAAGAGAATCAGATTTTAAAGTCATTTAATAAAGTAATGAAATTTTTTAATTTTTTAGAGGTGGTTAAGGTGGAACATTTAAATAATTTTAAGAAAGTTATCACAAGAAATAATACTGGTTACGAACAAGTGCTTATAATTTCCAATTCAAAATTTTTAAATACGATAAGAAATTTTTCAGATATTCCAATTTTTAATTTTGTACTGGGAAAAGAAAAGGGAACTTTACAAAGCAGAACAAATATTTTGAAACAGATGATATATTTACGTAGAATGATGTTTCAGTATTTGGAATTTAAAAAAGATAGAAAGATAATCCATAAATAAATTTTGTTATGGAATGGTCATTTATGTGCTTAAACTCTATAAGTTATTTTTTTCACTATTTACGGCATTTGGACGGCTTTTTTTATAAAAAAATTTTTTTAAAAATTTTAAAAATATATTTGCTTTTATGAAATTTTTAGGGTATAATAACTGTAGAGTTAAGTTCAATATTATAATGATTACAAATAAACTATAACAAATATTAAAGATTGAAAGGATGTGTTGTTAAATAATGGACGCATGGAGAGGATTTAAAGAAGGAAATTGGAAAGACAATATTGATGTTACAGAATTTATCAGATTAAATTATACAGAATATTTAGGTGATGACAGCTTTTTGGAAGGACCGACTGAAGCAACTACTAAATTGTGGAAAGAGCTTTCTGAAAAATTTAAAGTAGAAAGAGAAAAAGGTATTTATGACGCTGAAACTAAAATACCTTCTCAAATAGATGCTTATGGAGCTGGATATATTGATAAAGATTTGGAAAAAATTGTAGGACTTCAAACTGATGCTCCACTAAAAAGAGCAATCTTCCCAAATGGTGGATTAAGAATGGTAAAAAACAGCTTGGAAGCTTTTGGTTATAAATTAGATCCAGAAACTGAAGAAATTTTTACTAAATACAGAAAAACTCACAATGACGGAGTTTTCTCAGCTTATACTGAACAAATAAGAAAAGCAAGACATACAGGAATTATTACAGGACTTCCAGATGCTTATGGTCGTGGAAGAATTATCGGAGATTACAGAAGAGTTGCTCTTTACGGAGTTGACAGATTGATAGCTGACAGAGAAGAACAATACAAAAATTTGGATCCAGCTGAAATGACTGAAGATGTAATTAGACTTAGAGAAGAAGTTTTTGAACAAGTTAAAGCATTAAAAGCATTAAAGAGAATGGCAGCAGCTTACGGATTTGATATTTCAGGACCAGCTACTAATGGTAGAGAAGCAGTACAATGGCTATATTTTGCATACTTGGCAGCAACTAAAGATCAAAATGGAGCTGCAATGAGTATTGGTAGAACTTCTACATTCCTAGATATTTTCTTGGAAAGAGATTTGCAGGAAGGAACTTTGACTGAAAAAGAAGCTCAAGAAATAATGGATCACTTCGTTATGAAATTAAGAATAATTAGATTCTTAAGAACACCTGAATATGATGCATTGTTCTCAGGAGATCCAGTTTGGGTAACTGAATCAATTGGAGGAATGGGATTAGACGGAAGATCAATGGTTACAAAAAATTCATTCAGAATATTACATACATTGTACAACATGGGAACTTCGCCTGAACCAAACTTAACAGTTTTATGGAGTGAAAAATTACCTGAAAACTGGAAAAAATTCTGTGCTAAAGTGTCAATTGATACTTCATCAGTACAATATGAAAATGACGACATTATGAGACCACAATTTGGGAATGACTATGGAATCGCATGTTGCGTATCTCCAATGACAATTGGACATCAAATGCAATTCTTTGGAGCAAGAGTAAACTTGCCAAAAGCATTGTTATATGCAATTAACGGTGGTAAAGATGAAAAATCTAAGATTCAAGTTACACCAGTTGGACAATTTGAACCAATCAAAGGTGAATACTTGGAATTTGATGAAGTTTGGGAAAAATTAGACAAAGTATTAGACTGGTTAGCTTCAACTTATGTTAAAGCACTAAATATCATTCACTACATGCACGATAAATATTCTTATGAAGCATTGGAAATGTCATTACACGACATCAACATCAGAAGAACAGAAGCATTTGGAATTGCTGGACTTTCAATTATTGCGGATTCACTTGCAGCTATTAAATATGGTAAAGTAAAAGTTGTAAGAGATGAAGAAGGAGATGCAGTTGACTACATCAATGAAAAAGATTATGTTCCATTCGGAAATAATGATGATGCAACTGACCAATTTGCAGTAGATATTACAAGAAGATTTATGAATAAATTGAGAACTCACAAGATGTATAGAGATGCAATCCCTACACAATCAGTATTAACTATTACTTCAAACGTTGTATATGGTAAGAAAACAGGAAATACACCTGATGGAAGAAGAGCTGGAGCACCATTTGGTCCAGGAGCAAACCCTATGCACGGAAGAGATACAAGAGGAGCTGTTGCTTCACTTGCTTCAGTAGCTAAAATCCCATTTGAAGATGCAAACGATGGAATTTCTTATACATTCGCAATTACACCAGAAACATTAGGTAAAAATGCAGATGAAAAACAAACTAACCTAGTTGGATTAATGGATGGATACTTCAACCAAACAGGACACCACTTAAATGTAAATGTATTCGGAAGAGATTTACTAGAAGATGCAATGGAACATCCTGAAAATTATCCACAATTAACAATCAGAGTTTCTGGATATGCAGTAAACTTCGTTAAATTGACTAGAGAACAACAATTAGATGTAATTAACAGAACAATTTCAAACAAAATGTAATTTTTGAAAGTTTAAAAATTTAAAATTTAAATTTAGCTGTTAAACAAATTCAATAAATTGTTAAAATATGAAAAATGTCGCATAGTTTCATAAAAATATGAGTTATGCGGCATTATTTTCTATTATTTGAATATATATCCTATTAAAAAAATAGAAAATATGTTTTATTTATTTTCTGGCAAGAGGTTAAGACCCCTTGTTAAATAGAATTTATAATAAATTCATTACTCTAGCGGGAAATAATAGTATAAATTTTATATTGAATTTATATTAAAAAAGTAAGAGAGAAAGAGAGAAAATTAATATGGAAGTAAAAGGATACATACATTCATTTGAATCTTTTGGGACAAAAGATGGACCAGGAATTAGATTTGTGCTGTTTTTACAGGGATGTCCTCTTAGATGTTTATATTGTCATAATGTAGATACTTGGGAAATTAAGGATAAAAAAATGGTAATGACAGCACAGGAAGTTATGAAGGAAATTTTAAAAGTGAAGGGATTTATAAAAACTGGCGGAGTTACTGTGTCTGGTGGAGAACCTTTGATGCAGCCTGAATTTCTGATGGAATTGTTTAAACTTTGCCGTGAAAATAAGATTCATACGGCACTTGATACATCTGGATATATTTTTAATGAAAAGGCGAAAAAAGTGTTGGAGCTTGTGGATATGGTGCTTCTCGATATTAAGCACATAAATCCTGAAAAATATAAAATATTGACTTCGGTTGAACTTGACAATACGTTAAAATTTGCAAAATATTTAGATGAAATCAATAAACCTGTTTGGTTAAGATATGTGTTAGTTCCAGGATATTCTGATGATGAAAAAGATTTACACGACTGGGCTAAGTTTACTTCACAGTTGAAAAATGTGGAAAGAGTAGACATTTTGCCATTTCACCAAATGGGGCAGTATAAATGGGAAAAGGTTGGAAAAGAATATAAATTAAAAGATACACCGACACCAACGAGAGAATTAGTTGAAAAAACTGAAGAAATTTTTAAGTCTTATGGGTTAAAATTGCTAGGCAAATAAAATTAAGGGAATTGGTTCTAGTTTTATTAGAATCAGTTCCCTTTTGGTATTTATTTATTTTCACTTATTTGTTCAATTCTATAATTTAATTCGTCAAAATCAATAATTTTAGCTTGTCTGTGTATCTCTCTGCCTTCATAAAATAGAATAACTACTGGGACTGAAAATAGACTTAATTGCCCAACAGCTTCAGGAATTTCAGGGGCTTCAATATGATAGGATGGAAAATTTTTTTCATTTGCAATTTTTTCAACTTTTGGCATATCAGCATGACAGATACTGCAGTTATTCATTGAAACATATAATAAGAAATACTTTTCCTCTTTTATTTTATTCAGTATTTCCTCATAGTTTCCAAGTCTTTTCATACAATTTCTCCTTTTCTATTTTTTAAATTTTACTGAATAAATTATATTTTTAGCTTGTCCCAAATCATCTACTTGAGCAATTCCAATACCAATGACTTTAGATTTAAAAGGATTGAAGTCGTATTTTGAAGTAAATGCGTCTATTTTAGCTGAATCTTCTGGAGTAAGTAAAGTTATGTGCGGATCAAAACTTGTAAATACGTTTGGAGAGCCGTACAAATTGAAAGATTTTACTTTTTCAGGAATAGATTTTGCCCAGTCGGGAACTTGTGCGTCCTTTGCACGATACTTGTTCAAGCTGACTGTTATTTCATCTGCAAGCTGCTGTATAGCTTCATTGTTTTGAGCATCAAGCATAAACCAGTTTCCGCCAGTTTTTCTTAATCTGTAAAATTCTATATCAAAAGGCTTTGTCTGATTTGCGATTTTATTGACAGTATTCTTTATTGTTTTTAATGCTTCAGGTTTGTATTCTGTAAGATAAAGTGTCAGATGGACTGCATATCCTTTTGAATAAAGGCTTTCAATTCCTGCCTCTTTAAGTCCCTTTGAGATATTTTCCACATTTCTGGTTGCATTATTATCCATAATTACAAAAACGTTGTAATTTACGAGAATGTCCAAAATTTTGTGTAAACTAACAGATGAATCCAGTAAATTCAGTACTTTGCTGTTCTATTTACACAAAAATTTTTACACTCTCTAATTTACATTGGAAAAAGTGTTCAGGCAAAACATTAAAAAAATTAAAAAAATATCTTTTTCATAATAAAACCTCCTAAATTTTTTGTTCTTAGATTACTTTTGCTACAATTATACCTTGAAATATTTTAAAAACAAGGTTTAAAAAGTATTCCACATTTAATTTAGCTGTTTTTCCACACATTTACTTTATTTATTTGTAAAATTATCCAAAAATTCATAAAGAAGATTATTCATCTCATTATAATCGTTATTACGGATTGTTTGAGGTGATTGGACAAATGATAAAGTTTGGCTTTTCTTTTCAAGATCTTTATCTGAATCAATTAATAATTCTGCCACTTTTTTTGTAAATTCAGGATGGCATTGAAAGCCGTAGTGCTTTTCGCTATATTTTATAATTTGTCGTGGACATCCTTTACTTTTTGCTAAAACTTTTGCTGTATCAGGAAGTCCTGGCATATCGCTGTGCCAATGTCCTGTTATCGCTTGTTTTCCAAAATGCTTAATATTTTTATCTTCTAGTCCATCTTCAGTTAATTCAATCGGAAAATTTCCAATTTCGCAAGAAGGACTTTTTTCTGTAGTTCCACCGTAGGCTTCTCCTAGAAGCTGAGCTCCAAGACATGCTCCAACTATGTATTTATCAGCTTTTATAGCTTTCTTAATCAAATCAATTTCAGCCTTTGGGTCAAAATAAGGAAACTCGCTATTATCTCCAATTGGACTTTGAGGACCTCCCATTACTATTAAAAAATCAAGTGAATCCACATTCTCAGGTAATTTTTCATCTTGATAGACTTTTGTCATTGTGACATCGTGTCCAGAAAGCGCTGCCCAGGCAAGATAAGCTCCTGGAACTTCAAATGTTTCGTGTAATATAAAGTGTATTTTCATTGTTGTACTCCCTTAGGTTCTAGATTTTTAGTAAAATCACTTTAAAACTAACTTTTTTGAATTTTACTAATAGTTAAGTTTAATATTAAAGAGATTAGGTATATTATATAATTTTTATAAAAAAAATTCAAGAAAAGGAACTATTTTTTCATAGTTGCAATTATTTTTTAAATATGCTATAATTAAAATGATAAAAATACATTAATTAAAAAACAAAAAATAAAATAAAATGGAGGAAAAATTAAAATGGCAAAAGCTAAATTCGAGAGAAGTAAACCACACGTAAACATAGGAACAATCGGTCACGTTGACCACGGTAAAACAACAACAACAGCAGCAATTTCAAAAGTATTAGCTGAAAAAGGGTTAGCTGAAAAAGTTGATTTTGAAAACATTGACCAAGCTCCTGAAGAAAGAGAAAGAGGAATTACAATTAACACAGCTCACATTGAGTATGAAACAGAAAAAAGACACTACGCTCACGTAGACTGTCCAGGACATGCTGACTATGTAAAAAATATGATTACAGGAGCAGCTCAAATGGATGGAGCTATCTTAGTAGTATCAGCAGCAGATGGTCCAATGCCTCAAACAAGAGAACACATCTTGCTAGCAAGACAAGTAGGAGTACCTTACATCGTAGTATACTTGAATAAAGTAGATATGGTAGACGACGAAGAATTATTAGAATTAGTAGAAATGGAAGTAAGAGAATTATTAAACGAATACGGATTCCCAGGAGATGACGTACCAGTAATCAAAGGATCTTCATTAGGAGCATTAAATGGAGAACAAAAATGGATAGATGCAATTGTAGAATTGATGGATGCAGTAGATGAATATATTCCAACACCAGAAAGACCAATTGACCAACCATTCCTTATGCCAATTGAAGATGTATTCACGATTACAGGAAGAGGAACAGTAGTAACAGGAAGAGTAGAAAGAGGAGTAGTAAAAGTTGGAGAAGAAGTAGAAATCGTAGGAATTAAACCAACTTCAAAAACAACAGTAACAGGAGTAGAAATGTTCAGAAAATTATTAGATTCAGGACAAGCTGGAGATAATATAGGAGCATTATTAAGAGGAACTAAGAAAGAAGAAGTGGAAAGAGGACAAGTGTTGGCAAAACCAGGAACAATCACTCCACATACAGGATTTAAATCAGAAGTATATGTATTGACAAAAGATGAAGGAGGAAGACATACTCCATTCTTTACAGGATACAAACCACAATTCTATTTCAGAACAACTGATATTACAGGAGAAGTAAACTTGCCAGAAGGTGTAGAAATGGTAATGCCTGGAGATAACATAGAAATGACAGTAGAATTGATTCACCCAATTGCAATGGAAGAAGGATTAAGATTTGCGATTAGAGAAGGTGGAAGAACAGTAGCTTCAGGAGTAGTTGCAACTATTACTAAATAGTTTTCTGTAAAACTTTTTTAACAATATCTAGCAAGAAGTCTCTCTCTTCTACAAGAGGGAGATGAATTGCAGAACATAACTTGAAATAATAATTATTATATGGTATAATACTCGCATATCAGGGCAGGGACTGCCCGAAGAGCTTGGTAAATATATTTGGCTAACAGAAGCAGATACTTCCCAAGAAGCTCCCACTTCTAAAAGCGGGAGCAGTTCATAGGTTGAAATAAGTATTTTATATTGTTTGATGAAATTTTTAATAAAATAAGATATTTATAATCAAAGTATAATAAATGATAGCACTTAATTAAATTATTAAAAATTTTTTTGGATTTATTTATAGTGCTATTGTCTTTTTTAGTATTATAAAGTATACTAAATTATGAGATTTATAGAGATATTGCAGTTTATATTTTTATAAATTTTAATATTAAAGATTCGTATATCTTAAATGTAAAGTATATTTTTGAAAACAGTATTTTTTATAATAAATATTTAAAATTATATTTGTTATCAAGTCTCTTTTCTTCATTTTCAATGGAAGATATAACATTTTTGTTAATTTAGAAGTATGGTTATTATGATATAAATATTTAGTTTTATCTTGAATTTATTAATTAAAATACTTTTTTTTAAAAAAACTTTACAAATTCATATTATTATGATAAAATTAACTGTGAATTGTTAAGATATATTTGTTAAATTATTTTTAGGAGGAAAAAAACAATGAAAAAATTATTAGGAGTATTAGCATTAGTTTTAAGCGTATCTAGTTTAGCAATGGCTGATCAAGATACAGTAAAAGAAATTCATTTCTCTAGCGAACTTAGACAAAGTTATACAGACAAAAAAACAAATACAGGAAATGGATTAGGAATCGCAGGATTCAAAGGACAAAACAAAGAAAAAACTAGATGGAGAAATGTTCTTGGTGGAGATTTGAATTTAGTAGATGAAGGAAATTTAGGATTAAGATTTGAATTCCAAAATGATCAAGATAGAGTAAAAAATGATTTTGATTACCAAAACAAAAAATTAGTAACAAATGGAGTTTATGACAAATCTCAAACTTGGGAAAATGACATTGCATTATACAAAGATGTTAAATTAGGTTCTTGGACTGCTAAATGGGATTTAGGATGGAAATACAAATCTACTAATGGAAATGGTAGATATGCAGGACACAGAGGAACATCAAATGAAATTTATGTAGGACCAGAATTTGGAATTGATTTCTTCGGTCATCACTTTGATGGAAAAGCTCAATTTGTATACTTCGATCAATCAGGAGAAAAAGACGGAGATAACGCATGGTCAGGAAGCGACTTTATAAATGGTAAAACAAGCGGTGTTGGAGGTAACTTTGACTTAGCAACTAATGGTAAAGTTTTCGATAATAGAGCAGGAAATTTAAACTATTATGTTACATTGAATAACCACTTAAGAGATGCAAAAGGTAAATTAGTTGAAACTGGAAAAGATGCTAAATCTACTGTATATTTAGACTATGTAACTGGAGCAACTTATAAAACACCTGAATTAGCAGGATTCTACGGATTAATTAATACAGAAAATGAATGGGAAAAACAAACTGCTAGACACGGATTTAAAAACAATTTCTCAGTATGGACTGGATTAGGATATAAAACAGGAATTGATTTATCAGTAGGAACATTAACATTAAACCCTGAAGTTAAATACAGAGTTGTTAATAAAGAAACTGTTAAAGGTGTATACGATGACGGACGTTACTCAAGTACTGATAAATACACAAGAGAATACAACGAATTAAGAGCAGGATTAAACGTTGGTTTAGAAGTTAAATAGTTTATTTAAATAGATTCATATATAAAAGGGATGGAAAAATTATTCCGTCTCTTTTTATATATTAGACTTGTTCGGAAACTATGTTTATTTAGAATTTAATAAAATAAATATTCTGAAGCAAGGTGTATTGATTCCTTGTTAAATAAAAAAATTAAGTTGTCGAACAGATCTATTAAAAAAAATAGTTTGTATAATTGAACTTATCTAAAATTGAACCGATGAAAATTATATAAATCTAGGATTTGAGTAAAATAGTTATAGTTTTTGAATTTGATCTTAGATAAGTTTTGCTATGCTATTTACATTTAAAAAATAAAAATTATATTTTAGCCATTTTAACAAAAGATAGCAAGAAGTCTCCGGCTTCTATAAGCGGGAGATGAATCGCTTTTTTTTGTAAAAAAAATTGAAAAAAGGATATATTTATGATATAATTTATTCAGTAAAATAATATAAAAGTAGGTAATAATAATGTCATATAATAGTAATTATCATTCAGTATTTGATATAAATTATCATATGATTTTTTGTATAAAATGTCGAAGAGAAGTCATTAATGATGAAATTTCTAATAGATTGAAAGAGATTTTTGAAAAAATATGTCCGAAGTATAACATTGTTCTTAAAGAATGGGAACATGATGTTGATCATATTCATATGTTGATTAATGCTATGCCTAATACTGAACTTTCTAAGTTTGTAAATACTTACAAAAGTGCTTCCAGCAGGTTGATAAAAAAAGACTTTCCTGAAATAAGGGGAAGATTGTGGAAAGAATATTTTTGGAGTAGAAGTTACTTAGTTGTAAGTGTCGGAGGTGCACCGTTAGAGATAATTAAAAAATATATTCAAAATCAAAAGGAGGTGTAATTTTATGAAATATAATTTAGCATTCAAATACAGAATTTATCCAAATAAGGAGCAGGAATTATTGATAAATAAGACTTTTGGATGTGTTCGTTTTGTTTACAATACGATTTTATATGCTGCAAATAAATTTTATGAAGAAACTGGAAAAAATAAAATAATTACACCTGCCAGTTTGAAGAGTGAAAATCAATTTTTGAAAGAAGTGGACAGTCTTGCACTTTCAAATGCTCAATTAAATGTAAAACGATCATTTACGAATTTCTTTCAAAAGAGAGCAAAATTTCCAAGATTCAAATCTAAAAAGAATAATGTTAAAAGTTACACGACAAATTGTGTGAATAATTCGATACGAATTGAGGAAAACAAATATTTGATTTTGCCGAAATTGAAAAAAGTAAAATTGAAATATCATAGAGAAATACCAAAGGATTATAGAATAAAGTCGGTAACATTGACAAACAGTAATGGAAATTACTATGTTTCTGTTTTGACGGAATTTGAAAAAGAAATTCAAAAAATACCAAGTAGCGATAAAGTAATTGGACTTGATTTTTCAATGTCTGAATTATTTGTCAGTTCTGAAAACCAAAGAGCTGATTATCCAAGATATTTTAGGATGTTGGAGAAAAAATTGAAAAAATTACAAAAATCATTATCAAGAAAAGTTAAATTTTCTAAAAATTGGTATAAGCAAAAAGCGAAAATATCAAAATTGCATGAGTATATTAAAAATTGTCGAAGAGATTTTTTGCATAAATTATCGAAAAAATTGTCTGAAGAATACAATGCTGTGGTTGTTGAGAATTTGAATATGAAAGGGATGAGTCAGGCATTAAATTTTGGGAAAAGTGTAGGAGACAATGGATGGGTAATGTTTTTGAGGATGCTTAAGTATAAACTGATGTTTTTAGGAAAGCAATTTTTGAAGATAGATAAGTGGTTTCCATCGTCGAAAACTTGTAATAAATGTGGAAACGTTAAAGAAAAATTGAAATTATCAGAAAGAAGTTATAAATGTGAGTGCTGTGGAATTGAGATTGATAGAGATTACAATGCGGCACTGAATATAAAAAACATTGGAAAAGAAATGTTGAAATATTAGGAAATAAAAAAACAAGGCAGGGACTGTCCGAAGAGCTTGGTAAATATATTTGGCTAACAAAATCAGATACTTCCCAAGAAGTTCCCGCTTCTAAAAGCGGGAGTAGTTCACGTGATTTTAGCATTAAATAAAATCAAAAAGATTTCAAATTTAGTAAAAATATCAAAAAAAGTTTTAAAATAAGTTGACAAAATTGAAA
The DNA window shown above is from Leptotrichia wadei and carries:
- the pflB gene encoding formate C-acetyltransferase, producing MDAWRGFKEGNWKDNIDVTEFIRLNYTEYLGDDSFLEGPTEATTKLWKELSEKFKVEREKGIYDAETKIPSQIDAYGAGYIDKDLEKIVGLQTDAPLKRAIFPNGGLRMVKNSLEAFGYKLDPETEEIFTKYRKTHNDGVFSAYTEQIRKARHTGIITGLPDAYGRGRIIGDYRRVALYGVDRLIADREEQYKNLDPAEMTEDVIRLREEVFEQVKALKALKRMAAAYGFDISGPATNGREAVQWLYFAYLAATKDQNGAAMSIGRTSTFLDIFLERDLQEGTLTEKEAQEIMDHFVMKLRIIRFLRTPEYDALFSGDPVWVTESIGGMGLDGRSMVTKNSFRILHTLYNMGTSPEPNLTVLWSEKLPENWKKFCAKVSIDTSSVQYENDDIMRPQFGNDYGIACCVSPMTIGHQMQFFGARVNLPKALLYAINGGKDEKSKIQVTPVGQFEPIKGEYLEFDEVWEKLDKVLDWLASTYVKALNIIHYMHDKYSYEALEMSLHDINIRRTEAFGIAGLSIIADSLAAIKYGKVKVVRDEEGDAVDYINEKDYVPFGNNDDATDQFAVDITRRFMNKLRTHKMYRDAIPTQSVLTITSNVVYGKKTGNTPDGRRAGAPFGPGANPMHGRDTRGAVASLASVAKIPFEDANDGISYTFAITPETLGKNADEKQTNLVGLMDGYFNQTGHHLNVNVFGRDLLEDAMEHPENYPQLTIRVSGYAVNFVKLTREQQLDVINRTISNKM
- the pflA gene encoding pyruvate formate-lyase-activating protein yields the protein MEVKGYIHSFESFGTKDGPGIRFVLFLQGCPLRCLYCHNVDTWEIKDKKMVMTAQEVMKEILKVKGFIKTGGVTVSGGEPLMQPEFLMELFKLCRENKIHTALDTSGYIFNEKAKKVLELVDMVLLDIKHINPEKYKILTSVELDNTLKFAKYLDEINKPVWLRYVLVPGYSDDEKDLHDWAKFTSQLKNVERVDILPFHQMGQYKWEKVGKEYKLKDTPTPTRELVEKTEEIFKSYGLKLLGK
- a CDS encoding thioredoxin family protein, with the translated sequence MKRLGNYEEILNKIKEEKYFLLYVSMNNCSICHADMPKVEKIANEKNFPSYHIEAPEIPEAVGQLSLFSVPVVILFYEGREIHRQAKIIDFDELNYRIEQISENK
- a CDS encoding 2'-5' RNA ligase family protein gives rise to the protein MDNNATRNVENISKGLKEAGIESLYSKGYAVHLTLYLTEYKPEALKTIKNTVNKIANQTKPFDIEFYRLRKTGGNWFMLDAQNNEAIQQLADEITVSLNKYRAKDAQVPDWAKSIPEKVKSFNLYGSPNVFTSFDPHITLLTPEDSAKIDAFTSKYDFNPFKSKVIGIGIAQVDDLGQAKNIIYSVKFKK
- a CDS encoding type 1 glutamine amidotransferase, with translation MKIHFILHETFEVPGAYLAWAALSGHDVTMTKVYQDEKLPENVDSLDFLIVMGGPQSPIGDNSEFPYFDPKAEIDLIKKAIKADKYIVGACLGAQLLGEAYGGTTEKSPSCEIGNFPIELTEDGLEDKNIKHFGKQAITGHWHSDMPGLPDTAKVLAKSKGCPRQIIKYSEKHYGFQCHPEFTKKVAELLIDSDKDLEKKSQTLSFVQSPQTIRNNDYNEMNNLLYEFLDNFTNK
- the tuf gene encoding elongation factor Tu gives rise to the protein MAKAKFERSKPHVNIGTIGHVDHGKTTTTAAISKVLAEKGLAEKVDFENIDQAPEERERGITINTAHIEYETEKRHYAHVDCPGHADYVKNMITGAAQMDGAILVVSAADGPMPQTREHILLARQVGVPYIVVYLNKVDMVDDEELLELVEMEVRELLNEYGFPGDDVPVIKGSSLGALNGEQKWIDAIVELMDAVDEYIPTPERPIDQPFLMPIEDVFTITGRGTVVTGRVERGVVKVGEEVEIVGIKPTSKTTVTGVEMFRKLLDSGQAGDNIGALLRGTKKEEVERGQVLAKPGTITPHTGFKSEVYVLTKDEGGRHTPFFTGYKPQFYFRTTDITGEVNLPEGVEMVMPGDNIEMTVELIHPIAMEEGLRFAIREGGRTVASGVVATITK
- the tnpA gene encoding IS200/IS605 family transposase, translated to MSYNSNYHSVFDINYHMIFCIKCRREVINDEISNRLKEIFEKICPKYNIVLKEWEHDVDHIHMLINAMPNTELSKFVNTYKSASSRLIKKDFPEIRGRLWKEYFWSRSYLVVSVGGAPLEIIKKYIQNQKEV
- a CDS encoding RNA-guided endonuclease TnpB family protein, with the protein product MKYNLAFKYRIYPNKEQELLINKTFGCVRFVYNTILYAANKFYEETGKNKIITPASLKSENQFLKEVDSLALSNAQLNVKRSFTNFFQKRAKFPRFKSKKNNVKSYTTNCVNNSIRIEENKYLILPKLKKVKLKYHREIPKDYRIKSVTLTNSNGNYYVSVLTEFEKEIQKIPSSDKVIGLDFSMSELFVSSENQRADYPRYFRMLEKKLKKLQKSLSRKVKFSKNWYKQKAKISKLHEYIKNCRRDFLHKLSKKLSEEYNAVVVENLNMKGMSQALNFGKSVGDNGWVMFLRMLKYKLMFLGKQFLKIDKWFPSSKTCNKCGNVKEKLKLSERSYKCECCGIEIDRDYNAALNIKNIGKEMLKY